The sequence CCGCAGCGGGGAAGCTTTGTTGCAGGGGACGGCGCACATCCCGTTGCACATTGCCAAACAGCTGAGACAGCAATTGCTGGCGCAAGGCCTGATCACTTTTGATTTCGGTGGCGTTCAGGCAGGCAATATTGACCGACTCATCAAAGTCGCTGAGAAATTCACTGAGAAAACGCTGTTGTCTTGACGCACCCTTTCCGCCCAGCAGAATAAGCCCTGAGCTGAAAGTCGTCAGATGTTGTAGTCGTTTTTGTAAGTCAATAAAGGCTGTTTGCACGTTGCCACCTGTCAGGAGGCATCGAGAATCTCTTTTAACAATGCCTCATCTACGTCGTCTGTCACTACAGCACTGCCAATGGCATCAGGGATCACAAAGCGGATACGGTTGGCCTGAACTTTTTTGTCATGGCGCATGTGTCGCATAAAACTGTCGAAATTCATTTTTTCAGGTGCCCTGACCGGCAATCCAAAGGCCTTGAGTAAATCGACAATACGACAAACTTCTGACGCACTGAGCCAGTTTTTGTGCTGTGCAACCACAGAAGCAAGAACAATGCCTGTTGCGACAGCTTCACCGTGCAACCAGTTGCCATAGCCCATTTCGGCCTCAATGGCATGGCCAAAAGTATGCCCAAGATTCAGCAGCGCTCTGAGTCCTTTTTCCTGCTCATCCTCGGCAACAATACGGGCTTTAATCTCACAACAACGGTGCACTACGTCCTGCAGCAGGGCCTGATCTTTATCCAGCAGCCCTTGCTGATGCTGCTCCAGCCAGTCGAAAAACTCAGCGTCATAGATAACGCCGTACTTGATCACTTCAGCCATACCGGCGGCAAACTCCCGCTTGGGCAGGCTGCATAAGGTCATGGTATCGATGATCACCGCTTTAGGCTGATAGAAGGCCCCGATCATGTTTTTGCCAAGAGGATGATTGACGGCGGTTTTGCCGCCCACAGAGGAGTCCACCTGCGAAAGCAGTGTGGTGGGTATCTGAATAAAGGGAACGCCACGCTGGTAGCAGGCAGCCACAAAGCCGGTCAGATCACCGATCACACCGCCGCCCAGGGCAATAAGGGTGGTGTCGCGGGCAGCATTACACTCCAGCAGGTGGGTCATAATGCGCTCGAAGCTGGCAATAGATTTATATTGCTCACCATCAGGCAGTACCAGTTTGTCGGCGTCCAGCCCTGTGAGCAGGTCCATCACCTGGGCGCCATAGAGCACATCAACAACCTCATTGGTAATAACAATGACCTTGTTGCTGCTAAGGTGCTGACGCAACTGCTGTGGCTGGCGCAGGATATTGACGCCGATATAGATAGGGTAACTACGCTCACCCAATTCAACATTCAGTGTGTTCATCAGCGTAGCATCCCCGCTCTGTAATCCTGATTAGAGTCCGATTTTCTCGATAATCTGACTGGCAACGGCGCGGGCACTCTGATCGTCAGTCTGTACCACATAATCTGCCACTTCTTCGTACAGCGGGTTGCGCTCTTCTGCCAGGTTGCGTAACACCGTTTCCGGATCATTGTTCTGCAACAAAGGACGGCGTTTGTCACGCTGAGTTCTGGCAACCTGCTTATCGATAGTGGTTTGCAGATAGACCACTATGCCTCTGGCGGCAAGACGATTGCGCACGTTCTTGCTGATTACCGAGCCTCCGCCGGTGGCCAGCACGATGCCCTGCATTTCGGTCAGGTCGTTGATCACGCCTTCTTCCCGAACCCGGAATCCTTCCTCGCCTTCCAGATCGAATACCCAGGCAATATCTGCACCCGTACGGCGCTCAATTTCCTGATCTGAGTCGTAAAAGTCTAAATGAAGTTCGTCTGCAAGGTGTTTACCAATAGTGCTTTTACCCGCACCCATTGGCCCTACCAAAAAGATATTACGTTTTTCGGCCATGTTTGATTAATGTCACACAACTAACGGTTAAAAATGAATAAACTCAACCCCCGGTCGAATTTGAGAAGCGGGATTATCTCAGTTTAATCTGTGCTTATGCAAGTTTGATCTGCAGTCAGGGCAGGAAAAGACAGAAAGGGGGCCGTCAGCCCCCTTTCTCCTGTATATCAGAGCGCCTCATCAATGATTTTTGGCGTCACAAAAATCAGCAGCTCGCGTTTCTCGGAAAAATCCTGTGAATTCTTGAACAGGTTACCCACCAGTGGCAGATCACCGAACAGCGGAACTTTTTCAATACCGTTGATAATATTCTGCTGGAATATGCCACCGAGCACCACGGTCTCACCATTTTCCACCAGCACCTGGGTTGAGATTTCCTGAGTATCAATGGATACCGCAGGGCCCGTTGAGGTAGAAACGGTCTCACCGCGGGTATCCTGGGTCACGATCAGATCCAGAATAATACGGTTATCCGGCGTAATATGAGGTGTCACCGTCAGGCTCAGTACCGCCTTTTTAAACTCGACCGAGGTTGCACCGCTTGAGGTGGACTGTACAAAGGGGATTTCAGTACCCTGTTCGATATAGGCTTCACGCTGATTGGCCACGGTAATACGTGGGCTGGCGATGATTTCACCTTTGTTTTCACTCTCCAGCGCAGACAGTTCCAAATCCAGTATGGTTCCGTTAGCCAGTTTGGCGATCTGAAAGCCGATGCGCCCGGCCGCGCCGGATACCGGCAGGTTTACATTCAGCCGGTCAGCCAGTGCCGGAACCTGACCACCGGCGATGGTTTCAGCCCCCTCCAGAGAACCCGATACACCGTCATCACCCTGGCGGTCACTGAATCCCCAGCGTACACCCAGTTGCTCATCGACACTGTCTCTGACGGTCACCATCCGGGATTCGATCAGTACCTGCTTAATCGGAATATCCAGCTCTTTTACCATGCGCCGCGCTTCCTGGATAGATTCCTGCGTGTCTCTGACCAACAGGGCATTGGTACGATTGTCCACTGTCACTGCGCC comes from Lacimicrobium alkaliphilum and encodes:
- the aroB gene encoding 3-dehydroquinate synthase, coding for MNTLNVELGERSYPIYIGVNILRQPQQLRQHLSSNKVIVITNEVVDVLYGAQVMDLLTGLDADKLVLPDGEQYKSIASFERIMTHLLECNAARDTTLIALGGGVIGDLTGFVAACYQRGVPFIQIPTTLLSQVDSSVGGKTAVNHPLGKNMIGAFYQPKAVIIDTMTLCSLPKREFAAGMAEVIKYGVIYDAEFFDWLEQHQQGLLDKDQALLQDVVHRCCEIKARIVAEDEQEKGLRALLNLGHTFGHAIEAEMGYGNWLHGEAVATGIVLASVVAQHKNWLSASEVCRIVDLLKAFGLPVRAPEKMNFDSFMRHMRHDKKVQANRIRFVIPDAIGSAVVTDDVDEALLKEILDAS
- the aroK gene encoding shikimate kinase AroK, encoding MAEKRNIFLVGPMGAGKSTIGKHLADELHLDFYDSDQEIERRTGADIAWVFDLEGEEGFRVREEGVINDLTEMQGIVLATGGGSVISKNVRNRLAARGIVVYLQTTIDKQVARTQRDKRRPLLQNNDPETVLRNLAEERNPLYEEVADYVVQTDDQSARAVASQIIEKIGL